In one Neobacillus sp. CF12 genomic region, the following are encoded:
- a CDS encoding LysE family translocator, with protein MENFYLFVIMCILLIILPGPDTAIATKNTITLGKSGGFRTVFGTCCALLIHTLAAVVGLSAIIVKSAFLFSVFKYFGAAYLVFLGIKTLWALKLNKMAATEMPAESKYEGKSCFKQGFLTNLLNPKVAVFFLTFLPQFVNSDSHHFVPFLIMGITYTLLTVVWFFFYIYLLNQISTFMKKPKTQSVMEGITGTVLIGFGIKLALEKAHQ; from the coding sequence TTGGAGAACTTCTATTTGTTTGTAATTATGTGTATTTTGCTGATTATTTTACCTGGTCCTGATACAGCTATTGCAACAAAAAACACCATTACACTAGGAAAAAGCGGCGGATTTCGAACGGTTTTTGGCACGTGCTGTGCCCTGCTCATTCATACTTTGGCTGCGGTTGTCGGACTTTCTGCGATTATTGTGAAATCCGCTTTTTTATTTTCTGTTTTCAAATATTTCGGTGCGGCCTATTTAGTTTTTCTAGGCATCAAGACATTATGGGCATTGAAACTGAATAAAATGGCCGCCACCGAAATGCCTGCCGAGAGCAAGTATGAAGGGAAATCCTGTTTCAAGCAGGGATTCCTAACGAATCTCTTAAACCCAAAAGTTGCTGTATTTTTTCTGACTTTCCTGCCCCAGTTCGTCAATTCCGACAGCCATCACTTTGTTCCGTTTCTCATTATGGGAATCACCTATACACTGTTAACTGTCGTCTGGTTTTTCTTCTATATCTACCTGTTGAACCAGATTAGTACTTTTATGAAAAAGCCTAAAACCCAAAGTGTAATGGAAGGAATCACCGGCACCGTCCTGATTGGTTTCGGGATCAAACTAGCGCTGGAAAAGGCACATCAGTAA
- a CDS encoding tetratricopeptide repeat protein produces the protein MQKKLDHAITLRNEGKQKESNELLVTLAVEHLKDAYVQYQCAWSFDLLGKETEAIPFYEKAIDLGLSGKDLEGAILGLGSSYRTIGEYEKAQTVFQKGMEEFPNNRALKVFYSMALYNLKEHDHAMEILLTCLIETTSDEEILHYKRAIHFYSDKLDKVWK, from the coding sequence ATGCAAAAAAAACTAGACCACGCAATAACATTACGCAATGAAGGAAAACAGAAGGAATCCAATGAATTGCTTGTAACATTAGCGGTAGAGCACCTAAAAGATGCGTATGTTCAGTATCAATGTGCATGGAGTTTTGATTTACTAGGAAAGGAAACGGAAGCAATTCCGTTTTATGAAAAAGCGATTGACCTGGGGCTGTCGGGAAAGGATTTAGAGGGAGCAATACTAGGGTTGGGGAGTTCCTACAGGACAATAGGGGAATATGAAAAAGCTCAAACCGTTTTTCAAAAGGGAATGGAAGAATTCCCAAACAATCGCGCTTTAAAGGTTTTCTACTCGATGGCCCTTTATAACCTTAAAGAGCATGACCATGCGATGGAGATCCTGCTTACATGCCTGATCGAAACGACGTCGGACGAGGAAATCCTACATTATAAAAGAGCGATTCATTTCTATTCTGATAAATTGGATAAAGTTTGGAAGTAA
- a CDS encoding DinB family protein, with protein MNHRHEVLFTQLETYRSYILGVLENVTEEEAEVIPKGFNNNIRWNLGHIYLDQYLWIQAVTKEKAIVPGQFNTWFGYGTSPADFTSETPSLEELKELLKNQPSEIAAAYGHRLEEEFPPTEMGMHTIEQVLVRTIFHEGMHLQTIIDLKKCMK; from the coding sequence ATGAATCATCGCCATGAAGTATTATTTACCCAATTGGAAACCTATCGAAGTTATATTTTAGGTGTACTAGAAAATGTCACAGAGGAAGAAGCTGAAGTGATTCCAAAAGGATTCAACAATAATATCCGCTGGAATCTTGGCCATATCTACCTCGATCAGTATTTATGGATCCAGGCGGTTACGAAGGAAAAAGCTATCGTTCCAGGACAATTTAATACTTGGTTTGGCTATGGGACCTCACCAGCTGACTTTACCTCTGAGACACCTTCGCTAGAAGAGTTGAAGGAACTGTTGAAAAACCAGCCTTCTGAGATTGCTGCTGCCTACGGTCATCGACTAGAAGAAGAATTCCCGCCAACAGAAATGGGCATGCATACCATCGAACAAGTTCTCGTTCGAACGATTTTTCATGAAGGGATGCATTTGCAAACGATTATTGATTTAAAAAAATGCATGAAGTAA
- a CDS encoding DinB family protein has protein sequence MEKLINEYSQGYQMLREATDGLSEEEFHFQPGSTKWSIHQILIHVADSELVSTQRLKKVLAEDEPLLMSVDQNAWASVLRYEQLDREQHLLLFKMLRSSMLPILEQLTSQQWERIGVYADAGHFTFKQLLEYRVEHVRGHIRQIERVKKNYIQRL, from the coding sequence ATGGAAAAATTGATTAATGAGTATAGCCAGGGGTACCAAATGCTGCGGGAAGCCACTGATGGTTTATCTGAAGAAGAGTTTCACTTTCAGCCAGGATCTACTAAATGGAGCATTCATCAGATTCTTATTCATGTAGCTGATTCTGAACTCGTCTCGACGCAAAGGCTAAAAAAGGTTTTGGCTGAGGATGAGCCCCTTTTGATGTCGGTTGACCAGAATGCATGGGCGAGTGTTTTGCGGTATGAACAATTGGACAGAGAACAACATCTTCTCCTATTCAAAATGCTGCGGTCTAGTATGTTGCCTATTTTGGAACAACTGACCTCACAACAATGGGAGCGGATCGGGGTATATGCAGACGCAGGTCACTTTACCTTCAAACAATTGCTAGAGTATCGTGTGGAACATGTACGAGGACACATTCGACAGATTGAGCGAGTAAAAAAGAACTATATTCAGAGACTGTAA
- a CDS encoding serine hydrolase domain-containing protein, producing MFQSLISYVEDIKERNHSSGAALVIIKDNKVVLEHYSGYHSNAANSLPIYESSQFNIASARKSYLGLCVAYALYEGKIKSLDDLAVEYFDAYDTNLLGKTTIRDLVTHSHGLHEIDGVMFREFPPGENWAYRGINIVMMTELINKLYGKSFPEFLKERVFHPLGMKETFWHTEPNEKLVQVVDDPNAPATYKLGQTIDGMESNLHTSAREFAQWGNMHLNKGMQIVPEEVIQLATQAHNPFYKNKDLPQNGLFWYVQDTPAIRSEIGEKVPKGSYQILGITGPTLLVVPEYNLVVAKMYNKRYNYGGSNYLHYLREFSNLVADTFRRF from the coding sequence ATTTTTCAAAGTTTGATTTCCTATGTGGAAGACATAAAAGAACGTAATCATAGCAGCGGTGCTGCACTCGTAATAATAAAAGACAACAAAGTAGTGTTAGAACATTATAGCGGCTATCATTCTAATGCAGCCAATTCTCTGCCAATTTATGAAAGCTCACAGTTTAATATTGCTTCTGCGAGAAAGAGTTACTTAGGCTTATGTGTGGCGTACGCATTATATGAGGGGAAAATCAAAAGTTTGGATGACTTAGCGGTAGAGTACTTCGATGCATACGACACAAACCTACTAGGGAAAACAACGATTAGAGATTTGGTTACCCATTCCCACGGTTTACATGAGATAGATGGTGTGATGTTTCGAGAGTTCCCGCCAGGAGAGAATTGGGCGTATCGAGGAATTAACATTGTAATGATGACAGAGTTGATAAACAAGCTTTATGGTAAGAGTTTTCCTGAATTCCTGAAAGAAAGGGTATTCCACCCATTAGGAATGAAAGAAACGTTTTGGCATACGGAACCCAATGAAAAACTGGTACAGGTTGTTGACGACCCCAACGCGCCTGCGACTTATAAATTAGGCCAAACGATTGATGGAATGGAATCAAACCTGCATACCTCAGCTCGGGAGTTTGCCCAATGGGGGAATATGCATTTGAACAAGGGAATGCAGATTGTTCCTGAAGAAGTGATTCAATTGGCAACGCAAGCCCATAATCCTTTTTATAAAAATAAAGACCTTCCACAAAACGGATTGTTCTGGTATGTCCAAGATACACCAGCAATAAGAAGTGAGATCGGAGAAAAAGTGCCGAAAGGGTCATATCAAATTTTAGGCATTACCGGGCCAACGCTGCTCGTTGTTCCAGAATACAATCTCGTCGTCGCAAAAATGTACAATAAAAGATATAACTATGGAGGTAGTAATTACCTTCATTACTTAAGAGAGTTCAGTAATTTAGTAGCAGATACATTTAGGAGGTTTTAG
- a CDS encoding dihydrofolate reductase family protein — translation MESKLVFYGAISLDGYLAREDHALDWLFGTEGEAETGYQAFYDSVDIILMGRNTYDQIAILSPDAFPYEGKPCYVFSRTLKGENEHVTFINEDIADFAKSLKEQEGKRIWMVGGGEVLQHLLRAKLMDEFIIQVAPVIIGRGIPLFVPGDQENELTLVDVRRYKQFAELYYLRKS, via the coding sequence ATGGAAAGTAAATTGGTATTTTACGGAGCAATCAGTTTGGATGGGTACCTTGCACGGGAGGACCATGCATTGGATTGGTTATTTGGTACGGAGGGGGAAGCGGAAACGGGTTATCAGGCGTTTTATGATAGCGTAGACATCATTTTAATGGGTAGAAATACGTATGACCAAATCGCAATCCTGTCACCCGATGCCTTTCCGTATGAAGGCAAGCCTTGTTATGTCTTCTCGCGTACGTTGAAGGGGGAGAATGAACATGTGACGTTTATCAATGAGGATATTGCGGATTTTGCAAAATCCCTGAAGGAGCAAGAGGGCAAACGGATTTGGATGGTGGGAGGCGGTGAAGTCCTGCAGCACCTCCTGCGAGCAAAACTTATGGATGAGTTTATCATCCAAGTTGCTCCAGTCATCATTGGGCGTGGAATTCCGTTGTTTGTGCCAGGGGACCAGGAAAACGAACTCACACTGGTTGATGTTCGTCGTTACAAACAGTTTGCTGAGTTGTATTATCTACGTAAGAGCTGA
- a CDS encoding DUF3889 domain-containing protein — translation MKKLFVCFSILFGSTLSYPILFEQPAHAQQKPIPPYAKWSVLAQDKVKEKYPNAKVVDYLYVGRNNGDLTSTERFKFWLKENQKEFGVYVSIEFNNQTQQVTNVTYQETTR, via the coding sequence ATGAAAAAGCTGTTCGTATGTTTTTCAATCCTTTTTGGCTCTACTCTTTCCTATCCCATTCTTTTCGAACAACCAGCACATGCGCAACAAAAACCTATACCTCCGTATGCGAAGTGGAGTGTTTTGGCGCAAGATAAGGTAAAGGAAAAGTATCCAAATGCCAAAGTCGTTGATTATCTCTATGTTGGAAGAAATAATGGCGATCTTACCTCAACGGAAAGATTCAAATTTTGGTTAAAAGAGAATCAAAAAGAATTCGGTGTATATGTAAGTATTGAATTTAATAACCAGACACAACAAGTCACCAACGTTACTTATCAGGAAACAACCAGATAA
- a CDS encoding putative quinol monooxygenase — translation MGKFGIYGKLIAIEGKREQLETILLEAAESLQNHDECELYLVSVSPEEANAVYVYEVWSSESAHQDSLSLESTQTLINRAKPILAGMERISTLVPRGGKGL, via the coding sequence ATGGGGAAGTTTGGGATATACGGTAAGTTGATTGCAATAGAAGGCAAACGGGAACAGCTGGAAACAATCCTTTTAGAGGCAGCAGAATCGTTGCAGAATCATGATGAGTGCGAACTATATCTTGTCAGTGTGTCGCCGGAAGAAGCGAATGCTGTGTATGTCTATGAAGTATGGAGCAGCGAGAGTGCTCATCAGGACTCGTTATCACTTGAATCCACACAAACCTTGATCAATCGGGCAAAACCAATTCTTGCCGGAATGGAGAGAATTTCGACCCTTGTTCCTAGAGGTGGAAAAGGGCTATAG